The genomic interval AGCTCGGCACCTTCGCGGCCGAGTTCATTGGCAATCAATGAACCGAATGTCGGATATTGGACGGGGCCTTGCGGCATGTATCCACAATGTGCGAGCAACGTGGCGCGTGAATGGTCGCCTTCTTTAGTGCTCATCGAACGGACGACGGCCAGATGATTCGACAGCTTGGCCAGACGAGGCAGATGCTGACTGAACTTCATCCCTGGGACGGCCGTTTCGATCTCTTGAAATGTTCCACCATTGGCATGGCCTGGCTTCAGGTCGAAGGTGTCGATCTGGCTCGGGCCGCCACTCATCCAAAGCAGGATACACGAACGGCGGCGATCGGTGCGGGCGGCGACATCGTTGGCGAACGCTCCAAACCAGCCCGAGACGGATGTTCCCACCGCGCCCGCGGCACACAGCTTCATCCAGTCGCGTCGGTTGAGCGATCCGCCGTCGAACATCGGCTGACGTTTCGGCTCGAATGGGTGTTGCATGACTGACCTCATGATGGAGTGATGAAACAGCTGGATCTCAAGGAAATTTTGGCGTTGAAGCGATTCGGAGAAACCGTGCGTGTGTCGACAAGCATTCGAAACGCCAACTCGTCAGGGACGGATCTGATTAGTGATTCAGTAAAAACTCGGCACTGTTCAGCAGCATCCAAAACAGGTCGGCGAGCGCAGCTTTGGATTCGTCTGTTCCGAGTGCATCGACGAACAATTGACGCTCTGCGTCATCGGGCATTCGGCTAAGTGTCGCGAGGAACAACGATTCGATGCGGCCAGACGCGTCGAGAAAGGGGGCCTCGGCAATGACCGACAGGAACTCGCTCTTTTCCAGGTCCGTTGCGAGGGTGACGTGTCGTCCGTTCATCAGCGAAAGTGCTTGAAGGATCGTGGTTTTGATTTCTGTTGGCGACACCGACGAATCGGCGAACTTTTCCTGAAACTCATCGCGGGCGACGTTCTCGCTGATATTCGGCGTGGCCTCGCGGAAGCCGGTCGCCTGGATGAAGCTGGCGTAGATCTGGTCGCTTGTCAGACGGCGTAGTGGCATGCGTGCAAATTGAACCGCCAGGTGATCTTCGCCTTCGCGTGGGGCGCCTCGGCAGGAAAGTTGGTAGACCTGGGTCGCGGCAATGACGCGAATCAGATACTTCAGGTCGTAGTGATGCAGTCGAAATTGTGTGCAGAGCGCGTCGAAGATTTCTGGGTAGGCGGGCGGATGCGAAGGATCAAGATCGTCGAGTGGCTGGACGAACCCGCGTCCGAGATAGCTGCCCCAGACACGATTCACGGCCGCCTTGGCAAAATAGGGATTCGTGGGTGACGTCACCCAGTGGGCCAGCATGGCACGCCGATTGTCTTTCGAATCGCGTACTGGCGGGCTGCCGTCGAGAAAGAGAGCGGGAACCAAGACGTCTTTTCCGGGAATCTTGATTCCGTCTATGTCGTCGGATTGCATCATCGCTTGGCCGTCAGTGCCCTGTGGCGAGACGTTCTTGAAGAATGCGGCAAACGACCAGAATTGTGGTTGTTTCCATTCCGCGAAGGGGTGGTCATGGCATTGGGCGCACTGGACCTGGATTCCCATAAAAACGCGTGACGCGTTCGCAGCGAGTTGTTCTGGTTTGAACTCGGCCGCCTGATAAAAGGCCAAGGGGGTGGGGGCCCGCGGAATGGCGGGGCGATCCAGTGGTGCCGTTAAGAGTTCGCTGACAACCTGATCGTAGGGCATGTTGGCCGTAAAACGCAGTTTCAGCCAGATTTCCAGGGAAGGGGCCAGGGCTCGCGTTTCCGGGGCCGTGGTTCCAGCCAGCATCAGATCGCGAAAGGTGTTGGCCAGATGATTGGCAAACGCACCGCGCTGTAACAGTTCTTCAACCAGATACGGACGTTTGTCAGGCGTGGGATCATCGAGAAACTCGCGCACTTCGGCCACGGATGGAATCCGCCCGATGAGATCGAGGAAGGCGCGGCGAACAAATTCGCTGTCATTGGTTAGCGGTGCGGGGACGATTCCCTGCTGCTTCCAATCACGCTGAAATTGCTCGTCAATCCAGCGAGCCAAGTCTGCCGCGGGCATTTTTCGCTCGGCGACCGGTGTGGCTGGCGTTCCGACAAGATCTTCCGCCGGCGTGTTATCCGTGGCGGTCAGCGTTAGGCTGAGCGCGAGCACCAGTACGACGCGTGGAAAAATAAGGCGAAGTCGTGTGCCCATCATCTTGAGAACCCTCGGTCGGTCCGTGTTTCCAAGGCGAATCATCAAGTCACTGTCGCAAGATTCTGCGACGCTCGCAGTATGACAAGACGTCTGAGGATTGGCAATCCGGCCTTTATGGCGTTTTTGAAACGCGAGTGACGGCGAAAATCGCGCAATCGGACGAAATCTGACAATTTTCGCGATAGGCTTTCGCGGCGCGCGCATATCACTCGTCAGAGGATTTCATGACCAGCATTCCGCCGACACAACCAACGCTGCTTGTTCGGATTCGAAACAGCAATGACCACGATGCCTGGAACCGATTCGTTGATCTGTATGGACCGCTTGTTTACGGCTTTCTGCGAAAGCGCGGCTTGCAGGACGCCGATGCTGTCGATCTGGCCCAGGACGTCTTTCGCCAGGTTTCAACTGCAATTCACCGATTGGATTACGACACTCAGCGGGGATCGTTTCGAGGTTGGCTGTTTACGATTGTGAAGAACCGAATGCTGGCACACTGGCGGAAACAGCAGGAGCGGGCGAGTGGTGACACGGACGCTTTGCAACGGCTCCATGAGATACCTCAGCCGGGAACTCTGGAAGACAGTTCAGAATGGGACGCCGACTATGAACGACAACTTTTCCATTTCGCATCACAGATCGTCAAACAGGACTTTACCCCCGCGACCTGGTCCGCGTTCTGGCAGACGGCTATTGAGGGCCGTCCCGGGAAAGTCGTCGCTCAGGAATTGGAAATGACTGTCGCTGCGGTGTATCTCGCCAAGGGGCGTGTGATGACGCGATTGAAAGAGCAAATCAAATTGCTGGTGGGCGAGGAATCCTTGCCCTCGCGGCCAACGCCGTGAAGGATGTTTTGGTTGTTTTTGTGTGCCACTGGCTGTGCCAGTCCCCAGTACACATTGATCCTCAAAAGGACAATGAAAGATGCCGGTCGACCATTCAACAACGGATGCCGTTCGATTTCCCTCCCACGGTGTTCCTCACTCCTGCATCGACTGCCACGGGCTCGGCCAGTGGCACACAGATACCCCATGAAAAAATTGTTCACGACGATGCCCTCGCGGCACACCGAATGTAATAAGTGGCGTGCGAGAATTCTGGCGAAGGACGAGGTTGACCATGACAGACTATTCTTCCGCTTGTCCTTCAGCAGATCAATTGCGATCCCTCATTGATGGACGGCTCGCCGAGAATGAATCGCAATCCACGCAGCAGCACGTGGATCAGTGCCCGGAGTGTCAGCAGCAACTTGAGTCGCTCGTTGCGGGAACTGAATCCTGGGATGCGGCCGTCGGCCATATCCGGCAAGGTGAAAGATCGATTGACGACACGCTCTTTTCCGAAGCGATGAAGCGGATTAAATCGGACGAGTTCGCTTATGCGAATGAAGGCTTCGGGAAGAGTTCCGCGAATCCACTTGAATATCTGTCACCCTCGGACCAGCCGGGCTCCATCGGCCGGTTGGGATCTTATGAAGTGACGCAGGTCATCGGCCAGGGTGGGATGGGCATCGTCTTAAAAGCATATGACCAGTCACTGCATCGCGTGGTCGCGGTCAAAATTCTGGCTCCGTATCTGGCGCACAATTCAAACGCCCGGAAGCGGTTTGTACGCGAAGCCCAGGCGATTGCAGCGGTCAGCCACGATCATGTGATCACGATTCATGCGATCGACGAATCGGCAGAGCGGCCCATGATTGTCATGCAGTTCATCGCAGGACAATCGCTACAACAGAAGATTGATGCCGAAGGCTCGCTGGATCTCAAAGAGATTTTGCGAATCGGGATGCAGACCGCGTCGGGTCTCGCCGCGGCCCATGCGCAGGGGCTGGTTCATCGCGATGTCAAACCGTCAAACATTCTGCTTGAAAACGGAATTCAACGCGTCAAGTTGACGGATTTTGGACTGGCCCGGGCCGTGGACGACGCCAGTTTGACTCAAAGCGGAGCGATTGCCGGGACGCCTCAGTACATGGCTCCCGAGCAGGCGAACGGAGACGCGGTCGATTATCGTGCCGACCTGTTCAGCTTGGGCAGTGTGATGTATTCGATGTGCGTCGGTCACTCGCCGTTTCGTGCCAGCACGACGATGGGTGTCCTCAAGCGAGTCTGTCATGACCCGCCACGTCCGATACAGGAACTGAATCCAGACATTCCCGTCTGGCTTTCCGCCATCATCATGAAACTGCTGGCGAAGCGGCCGGAAGATCGGTACCAATCGGCGCGCGAAGTGGCCGAACTCCTTGAGCGGTGGCTGGCCCACGTGCAGCAGCCTTCTGCCAATGCCCAGCCCGTCTTCATAAAAGAACCGATACCGAATGCCGTGCCTCACGCGAAAGTCGCAACGCAGCTCAATCGCGTGGAGAGTCCGTTAGCGTGGCCATTCTCCGGATCGGCCCGCTATGGAATTGGGCTTTGCGTGGTGCTGGTGCTTTTGATGAATCGAGCATCGCCGCTCGAGATTGTCATCTTGGCCCTGATCGCTTGGGGGGCGCTCAGCCTTTGGCGAAAGTTCGGTATAAGGCTCTGGCGCGAGAAGAACGATTCGTCCGACTTCGTTGTCAACGAAGACGTTCCACGATCCACGATGACATTTAAGGCCGCTGTTGAGGGAGTGTTTCGAGACGCGAAGCCATTTGTTCAACGAGCAGCAACTGCTGCGGAGACGACATGTAAGAACGTTGCGAGTGGATTACGTCAAGGTGCCCGGCCATTTGTTCAACGAACGGCGGCCGCTGCGGAGGCGAGTTGGGAAGGAGTTGCGCAGCAGGTTCAGGCCTGGGATACCCAACAATTGCGAAGTCAGTTGCTGTTTGCCGCGTGGTGTGGCGTGAGTTTGATCGACCTGGCATGGCTCTATCTACTTTTCCTTGAGATGAGACCAACGAAATCGTTGTTGCCCATTCCGATCACAATGTCACTATGCCTTGTTTCTGCATTCGTCGCACATGCGATTTTCCGAAGGGAGAATCCGCAGATTGTGTTCCGCGGAGCCGCATTTGGACTACTGCCTCTCTCGCCAGGAGCGTTGTTCCGCGTTCCACTGGCGATCGTCACGCTCATCTGGTTGCGGCAGCCCGCGGCAAAGAATTCCTTCACCGCGATGCCTTGGGCCGATACTGAGCTGTCGAAAGCGATCGTGTCGGTTCGATGCTGGATTGGACGATGGGTGGGAACTGCGGTCCGTCTATCGATCTGGTCACTGGCGTGCAGTGTCGCGCTATTCGTCGCCTATGTCTTCTGTCAGGTGCCCAACATGTCGGCCGACAATCCATTTCAGACGGTCGTTCAGTCTTATCCGCAGAACTCGAACAGTGGTGGCCCCTTTGGGCCGGCCTTCGCGTCGAAGTTGTTCAACTTCGGATTCCCTCAGTCACTGTTTTACGAGACCCATATGTCAGCCGGTTGGTTCTTGCTCTGGACGATCGTCACGCTCTTCTGCTGGATGTATGGAGTGTGGCGAATTGTGGCGGCACGGCATCTGCGCCCATGGCTCGCGAAGTCGGCAGTGCCGCTTTCTGTCTGATCATGACGTTGAGCGAGGCGATCACGAATGAGGTTGAATTCAATTCAAGACCACTCAAATAGGGCGTTTTCCTGTGCGTCGCCATTCTTCGGCGGCGGCATGACAGGCTGCGATGCGCGCGTGGACCAGATCGACAAGTGCCTGATCCTGATCGCGGCTGCTGTACTGTTGCAGTTGCTCGACCGTCAGGGGTTCGCCGAAGACGACGCGAACACGTGCAGGTTTCAGGAACCAGCCACCCATTGGCAGTGCGTCATATGCGCCTGAGATGCCGACGGGATAGACCGGGTGTTTCGCGCGACGGATAATGGCCGCAAAGCCTGGTTTCATTTGGCCAATTGCACCCGTCGGCGAACGTGTTCCTTCGGGGAAGATGCCGACCAGCCAGCCGTCCTGCAGACGCTTGATGGTATCGCGCAAACTGGCCGTGCTGGCGGCTTGCTGATTGATGGGCATCACGTGCGTGTTCTTCAGAATCCAACCGACGACTGGCGCACGAAACAACGAGTCGCGAGCCAGAAAGCTGATCGGTCGACGAAACGGAAGTCCGACGACCAGGGGATCAAGAAAGCTTTGATGATTTGCGAGGATCAGTGCCCCTTCTTCGCCTTCAATCGGCTGATACCCCGCTGCGCGGTACCCGAGCCAGACGCGGAAGAATGCGTTAATCACCACCTGCAGCGTGACCCAAATCGGGCCACGCACTAAAGGCGAATCCATTGGCAAAGCATTCGGCGGTGTCGACATGAATGCGAAATATCTTTTCTGGTGAATCGTCTACTTGCCAGGTTCCGAGACCTGAATTCGCATCCCGTAGAACGATCGGCGAACGAAGTACATCGAAGCAGCCAGCAGAATAGTCGCAACCAGGATGGAAATAAACGATCCCTGATTTTGTTTCAGGCTCACGCCGAGTGGGACTGCCAACAGGCCGAAGAGCGTCGTGAATTTAATAATCGGATTCAGGGCAACCGACGAGGTATCTTTGAATGGATCACCGACAGTATCGCCGACGACACAGGCGTCATGCAGCGGGGTACCCTTGGCCTTCATTTCAGTCTCGACAAGTTTCTTGGCGTTGTCCCAAGCTCCTCCCGCGTTCGCCATGAAGATCGCCTGGAAGAGTCCGAACAGCGCAATCGACACGAGATAGCCGATGAAGAAGTAAGGTTCCATGAATGCGAAGCTAAGCGTTGTGAAGAACACCGTCATGAAGATGTTGAACATCCCTTGCTGGGCATATTGCGTGCAAATTTCGACAACCTTCTTGCTGTCTTCAATCGACGCTTTCGTGACGGTGTCGTCCAGCTTGATCTTGGCCTTGATGAATTCAACTGCACGATAGGCGCCCGTGGTGACGGCTTGAATCGAAGCCCCGGTGAACCAGTAGACAATCGCACCGCCCGCGATCAATCCCAACAGGAAGGGCGGGTGCATGATCGATAGGTTCACCATCAGTTCGGGCTTCAAGCCGCCAGTCAGCTCGAGCACGATCGAGAAGATCATCGTCGTGGCACCAACGACGGCCGTGCCGATAAGCACGGGTTTCGCTGTGGCCTTGAACGTATTGCCCGCCCCGTCGTTCTTCTCGAGATTTTCTTTCGCGAGTTCGAACTGTGGTTTGAACTGAAAATCCTGCTCAATTTCGGCACTGATATTGGGCAGGGCTTCGATTGTCGAAAGTTCGTAAACCGACTGGGCATTATCAGTCACGGGACCGTAGCTGTCGACGGCGATCGTCACCGGCCCCATCCCAAGGAAGCCGAAGGCTACCAGACCGAAAGCAAATACGGTCGGGGCAAGCATAATCTGATCGCCGATCAGGCCGCTGATCCAGTACGCAACCGTCATCAGCAGCAGGATGATCATTCCCAGCCAGTAAGCGCTGAAGTTACCTGCGACCAGCCCTGAAAGAATATTCAGTGACGCACCACCTTGTTCAGACGAGGTGACCACTTCACGCACGTGACCCGATTCGGTGGAGGTGAAGATCTTGACGACTTCCGGAATGATCGCACCGGCGAGTGTGCCGCAGGTGATAATCGTCGACAACTTCCACCAGAGCGAATAGTCGCCACCCAGCGAGGGGATCAGGATGACCGAACTGGCGTAGGTGAACACGACCGATACGACGGAGGTGAGGCAGACGAGATATGTCAGTGGTGCTTCGAAGTTGAAGTCGGACATCTCACCGTACTTTTTCAGAGCCTTCTTCTCGTTGATGAAGTAGGACGCCCCCGACGCCACGACCATCATCACGCGCATCATGAAGATCCAGACCAACAACTGAATTTGGACCTTGGGATCTTTCACTGCCAGCAGAATAAAGGTGATCAGCGCGACACCGGTGACACCATACGTTTCGAAGCCGTCGGCCGATGGTCCCACGGAATCGCCAGCGTTGTCACCCGTACAGTCGGCGATCACGCCGGGATTT from Schlesneria paludicola DSM 18645 carries:
- a CDS encoding DUF1549 and DUF1553 domain-containing protein; protein product: MMGTRLRLIFPRVVLVLALSLTLTATDNTPAEDLVGTPATPVAERKMPAADLARWIDEQFQRDWKQQGIVPAPLTNDSEFVRRAFLDLIGRIPSVAEVREFLDDPTPDKRPYLVEELLQRGAFANHLANTFRDLMLAGTTAPETRALAPSLEIWLKLRFTANMPYDQVVSELLTAPLDRPAIPRAPTPLAFYQAAEFKPEQLAANASRVFMGIQVQCAQCHDHPFAEWKQPQFWSFAAFFKNVSPQGTDGQAMMQSDDIDGIKIPGKDVLVPALFLDGSPPVRDSKDNRRAMLAHWVTSPTNPYFAKAAVNRVWGSYLGRGFVQPLDDLDPSHPPAYPEIFDALCTQFRLHHYDLKYLIRVIAATQVYQLSCRGAPREGEDHLAVQFARMPLRRLTSDQIYASFIQATGFREATPNISENVARDEFQEKFADSSVSPTEIKTTILQALSLMNGRHVTLATDLEKSEFLSVIAEAPFLDASGRIESLFLATLSRMPDDAERQLFVDALGTDESKAALADLFWMLLNSAEFLLNH
- a CDS encoding RNA polymerase sigma factor, with amino-acid sequence MTSIPPTQPTLLVRIRNSNDHDAWNRFVDLYGPLVYGFLRKRGLQDADAVDLAQDVFRQVSTAIHRLDYDTQRGSFRGWLFTIVKNRMLAHWRKQQERASGDTDALQRLHEIPQPGTLEDSSEWDADYERQLFHFASQIVKQDFTPATWSAFWQTAIEGRPGKVVAQELEMTVAAVYLAKGRVMTRLKEQIKLLVGEESLPSRPTP
- a CDS encoding serine/threonine-protein kinase, which codes for MTDYSSACPSADQLRSLIDGRLAENESQSTQQHVDQCPECQQQLESLVAGTESWDAAVGHIRQGERSIDDTLFSEAMKRIKSDEFAYANEGFGKSSANPLEYLSPSDQPGSIGRLGSYEVTQVIGQGGMGIVLKAYDQSLHRVVAVKILAPYLAHNSNARKRFVREAQAIAAVSHDHVITIHAIDESAERPMIVMQFIAGQSLQQKIDAEGSLDLKEILRIGMQTASGLAAAHAQGLVHRDVKPSNILLENGIQRVKLTDFGLARAVDDASLTQSGAIAGTPQYMAPEQANGDAVDYRADLFSLGSVMYSMCVGHSPFRASTTMGVLKRVCHDPPRPIQELNPDIPVWLSAIIMKLLAKRPEDRYQSAREVAELLERWLAHVQQPSANAQPVFIKEPIPNAVPHAKVATQLNRVESPLAWPFSGSARYGIGLCVVLVLLMNRASPLEIVILALIAWGALSLWRKFGIRLWREKNDSSDFVVNEDVPRSTMTFKAAVEGVFRDAKPFVQRAATAAETTCKNVASGLRQGARPFVQRTAAAAEASWEGVAQQVQAWDTQQLRSQLLFAAWCGVSLIDLAWLYLLFLEMRPTKSLLPIPITMSLCLVSAFVAHAIFRRENPQIVFRGAAFGLLPLSPGALFRVPLAIVTLIWLRQPAAKNSFTAMPWADTELSKAIVSVRCWIGRWVGTAVRLSIWSLACSVALFVAYVFCQVPNMSADNPFQTVVQSYPQNSNSGGPFGPAFASKLFNFGFPQSLFYETHMSAGWFLLWTIVTLFCWMYGVWRIVAARHLRPWLAKSAVPLSV
- a CDS encoding lysophospholipid acyltransferase family protein translates to MRGPIWVTLQVVINAFFRVWLGYRAAGYQPIEGEEGALILANHQSFLDPLVVGLPFRRPISFLARDSLFRAPVVGWILKNTHVMPINQQAASTASLRDTIKRLQDGWLVGIFPEGTRSPTGAIGQMKPGFAAIIRRAKHPVYPVGISGAYDALPMGGWFLKPARVRVVFGEPLTVEQLQQYSSRDQDQALVDLVHARIAACHAAAEEWRRTGKRPI
- a CDS encoding sodium-translocating pyrophosphatase, with the translated sequence MAMIVLASCSPSIAAEEAVHHGGEASLVLPDLNSVKFLWGLVGGRDLLWVGLVVSIAGVVFGLMTSAQIKRMPVHRSMLEVSELIYATCKTYLLTQGKFLFTLWLFIGAIIFVHFKFVEQLEMSKLATILIFSVIGILGSYGVAWFGIRVNTFANSRTAFASLTGKAYPCYSIPLKAGMSIGMLLISVELLLMLIILMFVPGNYAGPCFIGFAIGESLGAAALRVAGGIFTKIADIGADLMKIVFKIKEDDARNPGVIADCTGDNAGDSVGPSADGFETYGVTGVALITFILLAVKDPKVQIQLLVWIFMMRVMMVVASGASYFINEKKALKKYGEMSDFNFEAPLTYLVCLTSVVSVVFTYASSVILIPSLGGDYSLWWKLSTIITCGTLAGAIIPEVVKIFTSTESGHVREVVTSSEQGGASLNILSGLVAGNFSAYWLGMIILLLMTVAYWISGLIGDQIMLAPTVFAFGLVAFGFLGMGPVTIAVDSYGPVTDNAQSVYELSTIEALPNISAEIEQDFQFKPQFELAKENLEKNDGAGNTFKATAKPVLIGTAVVGATTMIFSIVLELTGGLKPELMVNLSIMHPPFLLGLIAGGAIVYWFTGASIQAVTTGAYRAVEFIKAKIKLDDTVTKASIEDSKKVVEICTQYAQQGMFNIFMTVFFTTLSFAFMEPYFFIGYLVSIALFGLFQAIFMANAGGAWDNAKKLVETEMKAKGTPLHDACVVGDTVGDPFKDTSSVALNPIIKFTTLFGLLAVPLGVSLKQNQGSFISILVATILLAASMYFVRRSFYGMRIQVSEPGK